Proteins encoded together in one Gigantopelta aegis isolate Gae_Host chromosome 8, Gae_host_genome, whole genome shotgun sequence window:
- the LOC121378758 gene encoding RNA pseudouridylate synthase domain-containing protein 1-like isoform X1 — translation MYCTIAAVYTSNSIPINLLNTSAPRNVLEILTKYICRVHRFSTTGTLCRRGTMTTLDDLEVLHQCADYIAINKQYDLKINMNEKTDEVTVDKQLCHAFPELVDPKMVFGFRFVHRLDYATSGVLCVALTRVASAAMHKAFSKGEATKHYVALLHGHTDKEDMLIDAAVGRDSSVLDFHKMCTANHKECSNPRQARTVLVSLEHGFYDGRPASKVLLKPFTGRTHQLRVHCTHIGHRIIGDYMYSNRTDTEPHRMMLHALRLIVPLKKTPLDIASTDPFVSSVDPKWQTSHVLNTYKNSLENQDLASIKHIKLDS, via the exons ATGTATTGTACGATTGCTGCAGTGTACACTTCAAATTCAATTCCAATTAATTTGCTCAATACAAGTGCACCGAGAAATGTGTTGGAAATTTTGACAAAG TACATTTGCAGGGTACATCGTTTTTCAACAACTGGGACTTTATGCAGGAGAGGGACAATGACAACACTAGATGACCTAGAGGTTCTTCACCAATGTGCCGATTATATTgccattaataaacaatatgacTTGAAAATCAACATGAATGAGAAAACTGATGAAGTCACTGTGGACAAGCAACTCTGTCATGCATTTCCCGAGTTAGTTGATCCAAAAATGGTGTTTGGGTTTAG GTTTGTTCATCGGCTGGACTACGCCACCAGTGGAGTATTGTGTGTTGCCTTGACACGTGTGGCCAGTGCAGCTATGCATAAAGCATTTTCTAAAGGAGAAGCTACAAAACACTATGTTGCTCTG CTTCATGGTCACACTGACAAGGAAGATATGCTTATCGATGCAGCAGTTGGAAGAGATTCGTCGGTGCTTGATTTCCACAAAATGTGCACAGCAAACCACAAAGAGTGCTCTAACCCGAGACAGGCCAGGACGGTGCTGGTCAGTCTAGAACACGGTTTCTATGATGGACGTCCGGCCAGCAAAGTCCTGTTAAAACCCTTCACAG gGAGGACTCACCAGTTGCGCGTGCACTGTACACATATTGGACACCGGATTATTGGCGACTACATGTACAGCAACCGGACGGACACAGAGCCACACCGGATGATGCTCCACGCCCTGCGTCTCATAGTGCCCCTCAAGAAAACGCCTCTAGACATCGCATCCACCGACCCGTTCGTGTCCAGCGTCGATCCCAAGTGGCAGACATCCCACGTTCTAAATACTTACAAGAACTCACTAGAGAATCAAGATCTAGCCAGTATCAAACATATAAAACTAGACAGCTGA
- the LOC121378758 gene encoding RNA pseudouridylate synthase domain-containing protein 1-like isoform X2, with protein sequence MTTLDDLEVLHQCADYIAINKQYDLKINMNEKTDEVTVDKQLCHAFPELVDPKMVFGFRFVHRLDYATSGVLCVALTRVASAAMHKAFSKGEATKHYVALLHGHTDKEDMLIDAAVGRDSSVLDFHKMCTANHKECSNPRQARTVLVSLEHGFYDGRPASKVLLKPFTGRTHQLRVHCTHIGHRIIGDYMYSNRTDTEPHRMMLHALRLIVPLKKTPLDIASTDPFVSSVDPKWQTSHVLNTYKNSLENQDLASIKHIKLDS encoded by the exons ATGACAACACTAGATGACCTAGAGGTTCTTCACCAATGTGCCGATTATATTgccattaataaacaatatgacTTGAAAATCAACATGAATGAGAAAACTGATGAAGTCACTGTGGACAAGCAACTCTGTCATGCATTTCCCGAGTTAGTTGATCCAAAAATGGTGTTTGGGTTTAG GTTTGTTCATCGGCTGGACTACGCCACCAGTGGAGTATTGTGTGTTGCCTTGACACGTGTGGCCAGTGCAGCTATGCATAAAGCATTTTCTAAAGGAGAAGCTACAAAACACTATGTTGCTCTG CTTCATGGTCACACTGACAAGGAAGATATGCTTATCGATGCAGCAGTTGGAAGAGATTCGTCGGTGCTTGATTTCCACAAAATGTGCACAGCAAACCACAAAGAGTGCTCTAACCCGAGACAGGCCAGGACGGTGCTGGTCAGTCTAGAACACGGTTTCTATGATGGACGTCCGGCCAGCAAAGTCCTGTTAAAACCCTTCACAG gGAGGACTCACCAGTTGCGCGTGCACTGTACACATATTGGACACCGGATTATTGGCGACTACATGTACAGCAACCGGACGGACACAGAGCCACACCGGATGATGCTCCACGCCCTGCGTCTCATAGTGCCCCTCAAGAAAACGCCTCTAGACATCGCATCCACCGACCCGTTCGTGTCCAGCGTCGATCCCAAGTGGCAGACATCCCACGTTCTAAATACTTACAAGAACTCACTAGAGAATCAAGATCTAGCCAGTATCAAACATATAAAACTAGACAGCTGA